The genomic DNA TTTTGTAAGAGACGCATTGGTGATCAGAAAAAATGGAGTGCGCCGCAAAGTGCGGTGGAACGCCGTGCTCCGGCCCTCCGATCCGCCGTTGCCAACGTTGCCAAGCCGTTGCGTACTGCTCCCTCGCTCACCAGGTGcttccctttttttctttaagaaatttttgttgttgttcattcttctactaatttattgatttacaATACATAGGTTTTGCACAGAAGTGCGCATAAAAGAGAGTGTGAGAGGTTCCAGCAGCAAATGAAGCGCGCTAACACCTTGAATGATTTCCCTTTCACATTCACCCAAATCCAGGTTTTCTAGGGTTTTATACATTAACTAATTGTAGGCGCTTGTTTGGTTTTGAAAACAGAATAGTTTTGATTCGATTGTAGGATACAAGGtgttcatttttaaataggcTTGGCGTCCACCTTTTAGGAATGTGGATTTGTGAATGCAGCTGTGGAGGAATCTCAGCCTCTAGTTATGACCATTCAAGGTGCTAAATCTTTCCCAAGTGTTAGCTGTATTTTTGTTGTTCATTTCAgattgaaatattgaattgaTTTCTGCTAGTATGTTATGTAGATTGATGAGTAGTTGGAATCTTCCAAGTGAGTTATGTCCTTGCAGAGGTACGTATTGTTGCTTAtaaactagtagtaatatGTGATGCTTAACGCTTGCTACTTACAAACACTTGCCAATAGCCAGGACCATCCTCTCCAATACCTGACTGCCTAACTTCTTGGAAGGACTACTACGAGTGGAGGCACATCCCTTTTTGTAGCCCtgcttcttttcttcttcattggGTATGTTCTCTGTCTATTTGAGGTAATAGAGAACAATAAACATCACTATTTATCCCTAAGtttaaaacacacacacaacctTTATCATGTATGGTTTTGATGTTTACTGATGCTGAATACAAGTGGTATGTGTGCTAATATGATGAATATACTTGTTCCAGCCCTTAACAATATTCCGGGCCATTCAGCTTGCAACTCTTGAAAGCTTGCTACCTGAATTCGCCAACGAACTGCGAATACATTATCTAGGTATCTCACCTTAGTAGTTGCATTTACAGTAACTCTTTGCTGcta from Salvia hispanica cultivar TCC Black 2014 unplaced genomic scaffold, UniMelb_Shisp_WGS_1.0 HiC_scaffold_798, whole genome shotgun sequence includes the following:
- the LOC125200082 gene encoding zinc finger MYND domain-containing protein 15-like gives rise to the protein MECAAKCGGTPCSGPPIRRCQRCQAVAYCSLAHQVLHRSAHKRECERFQQQMKRANTLNDFPFTFTQIQDTRCSFLNRLGVHLLGMWICECSCGGISASSYDHSRLMSSWNLPSELCPCRGPSSPIPDCLTSWKDYYEWRHIPFCSPASFLLHWPLTIFRAIQLATLESLLPEFANELRIHYLGPGRELLQLAIFGELQALFPGVKLYIDLVGPAIPNVRDGEKIDLCTYAQCNDMGCGCQSSADSYRGRVDTRLSSAITLRLHAGCYHDCYRELLQVATRNQ